The Doryrhamphus excisus isolate RoL2022-K1 chromosome 1, RoL_Dexc_1.0, whole genome shotgun sequence genome includes a window with the following:
- the LOC131100515 gene encoding gastrin/cholecystokinin-like peptide isoform X2, protein MSACALVLLLLAGAAEAESRKAEQLQARGAEAARDFAGRQESPRLERRAHLTEDEREIITKQIMTAISEMVNSDCLLDRDYRGWLDFGRRDAE, encoded by the exons ATGTCAGCGTGCGCCCTGGTGTTGCTGTTGCTCGCCGGTGCAGCTGAAGCTGAGAGCAGAAAAGCGGAGCAGCTTCAAGCCAGGGGGGCGGAGGCAGCGAGAGACTTCGCCGGCAGACAGGAGTCTCCACGCTTGGAGAGAAGGGCGCACCTCACGGAGGACGAACGTGAGATTATAACCAAACAAATCATGACAGCCATCTCAG AAATGGTGAACTCGGACTGCTTGCTGGACCGCGACTATCGGGGTTGGTTGGATTTCGGACGCAGAGATGCAGAATGA
- the LOC131100515 gene encoding gastrin/cholecystokinin-like peptide isoform X1 gives MSWNRMSACALVLLLLAGAAEAESRKAEQLQARGAEAARDFAGRQESPRLERRAHLTEDEREIITKQIMTAISEMVNSDCLLDRDYRGWLDFGRRDAE, from the exons ATGTCTTGGAACAGGATGTCAGCGTGCGCCCTGGTGTTGCTGTTGCTCGCCGGTGCAGCTGAAGCTGAGAGCAGAAAAGCGGAGCAGCTTCAAGCCAGGGGGGCGGAGGCAGCGAGAGACTTCGCCGGCAGACAGGAGTCTCCACGCTTGGAGAGAAGGGCGCACCTCACGGAGGACGAACGTGAGATTATAACCAAACAAATCATGACAGCCATCTCAG AAATGGTGAACTCGGACTGCTTGCTGGACCGCGACTATCGGGGTTGGTTGGATTTCGGACGCAGAGATGCAGAATGA